Proteins encoded together in one Acanthochromis polyacanthus isolate Apoly-LR-REF ecotype Palm Island chromosome 12, KAUST_Apoly_ChrSc, whole genome shotgun sequence window:
- the LOC127536512 gene encoding IgGFc-binding protein-like, which yields MSCPENSHYELCGPRCPVVCTDLSSPANCSGGCEEGCQCDAGYVLSDGQCVLLSDCGCMHEGQYHPVGPFYTDKSCQKCDCKRGDVTCTPLENCSTKNSPDLQLGVCQVFAGFGYITFDGVTLPHHGACTYVLSALSSSKAMHDYTLQLSFVKDENGILKISRLVFCFLSLEVSIDPETLWKMQINKEEHSVPFDNGELKAYQVGSKLRIRTRSGLGIDLSSTQYLRLTVPQVYDASASGLCGDFNGDRSDDLQLRNGRLANNFSDFLQSWAVLSPGQQCTDTCGRECAECNLVPQNRTICNNLLVGSVDFHHCWKNGVELDVYTDMCTRAVCAGAGHMAACLALEAYSAACQDKGLSVGAWREDTFCSLQCPDRSSPRDCVDSSSNSCPALLQTGSSAPGCAEGCQCSYGTVFDGGECVPYSQCGCALHVTYIKMDEQVFIKDCTQRCWCHPLGGVICEAVTCSPGQHCALRNATWGCYDKPEVCELRNSLHVSSLSGQQLNLEPWLSYSLTSLSDEASVKWFNLISYHGPCDSSSSRLVTVFQILLHGSSIAIQEGTVKVNGHFVALPHTLPSGLSLSSGVNQDKSEVTVVLRRDAGLESEIEMAIGVTMATVKMPLWYSGKLRGLCGDLNGLHSQNVKSCILSDFPGCGFTG from the exons ATGTCTTGCCCTGAGAACAGCCACTATGAGCTCTGTGGGCCTCGATGTCCTGTCGTGTGCACTGACCTGTCCTCTCCAGCGAACTGCAGTGGAGGCTGCGAGGAGGGCTGCCAGTGTGATGCCGGCTACGTCCTCAGCGACGGCCAGTGTGTGCTGCTTTCTGACTGCGGCTGCATGCACGAGGGCCAATATCATCCTGTTGGCCCCTTCTACACAGACAAAAGCTGCCAAAAGTGTGACTGTAAAAGAGGAGACGTGACCTGCACTCCACTGGAGAACTGTTCAACAAAGAATAGCCCTGATTTGCAGCTTGGGGTGTGCCAGGTGTTTGCTGGCTTTGGCTACATCACCTTTGACGGTGTTACTCTGCCTCACCATGGAGCTTGTACCTATGTATTATCGGCTCTCTCCTCCTCTAAAGCCATGCATGACTATACTCTGCAGCTTAGCTTTGTAAAGGATGAGAATGGCATTTTGAAAATCAGCAGACTAGTATTTTGCTTTCTTTCACTGGAAGTGTCCATTGACCCTGAGACTCTTTGGAAAATGCAA ATAAACAAAGAAGAACACAGCGTGCCTTTTGACAATGGAGAACTTAAAGCATACCAAGTTGGCAGTAAACTGAGAATCAGAACACGATCTGGGTTGGGAATCGACTTATCTTCAACCCAATACCTCAGGCTGACCGTCCCGCAGGTGTATGATGCATCAGCTTCAGGCCTCTGTGGAGACTTCAACGGGGACCGATCCGATGACTTGCAGTTGAGAAACGGTCGTCTCGCTAATAACTTTTCAGACTTTCTGCAGAGCTGGGCGGTTTTATCTCCTGGACAGCAGTGCACTGACACCTGTGGGAGAGAGTGTGCTGAGTGCAATCTGGTTCCACAGAACAGAACAATCTGCAACAATCTGTTGGTTGGTAGTGTTGACTTCCACCATTGCTGGAAGAACGGTGTGGAGCTGGATGTTTACACAGACATGTGCACAAGGGCAGTTTGTGCTGGGGCAGGGCACATGGCCGCATGTTTAGCACTGGAAGCGTATTCTGCTGCCTGCCAGGATAAAGGGTTATCGGTGGGAGCGTGGAGAGAGGACACCTTTTGCT CTCTCCAGTGTCCTGATCGCAGCAGCCCAAGAGATTGTGTCGACTCCAGCTCGAACTCATGCCCTGCTCTACTCCAGACGGGTTCTTCAGCTCCTGGTTGTGCAGAAGGTTGCCAGTGCAGCTATGGAACTGTGTTCGATGGGGGCGAGTGTGTACCTTACAGTCAGTGTGGCTGTGCTCTCCATGTTACATATATCAAG ATGGATGAACAAGTGTTCATTAAAGACTGCACCCAGAGATGCTGGTGCCACCCGTTGGGAGGGGTGATCTGTGAGGCGGTGACCTGCAGCCCGGGGCagcactgtgctctgaggaacgcTACCTGGGGCTGTTATGACAAACCTGAAGTTTGTGAGCTCAGGAACAGTCTGCACGTTTCCTCTCTCAGTGGGCAACAGCTGAATTTGGAGCCTTGGTTGTCGTACAGCCTGACGTCCCTAAGCGATGAAGCCAGTGTGAAATGGTTTAACCTCATCTCTTACCACGGACCTTGtgacagcagctcctccaggcTGGTCACTGTGTTTCAAATCCTCCTGCATGGGTCATCAATTGCAATACAGGAAGGCACAGTGAAG GTGAACGGACACTTTGTGGCGCTGCCTCACACTTTGCCCTCGGGGTTGTCCCTGTCGTCCGGCGTGAACCAGGATAAATCAGAGGTCACTGTGGTCCTGAGGAGAGACGCTGGGTTGGAGTCAGAGATAGAGATGGCGATtggtgttaccatggcaacagtcAAGATGCCTCTCTGGTATTCAGGCAAATTGCGTGGTCTCTGTGGAGACCTTAATGGCCTCCACTCGCAGAATGTCAAGTCGTGTATTCTCTCGGACTTTCCTGGCTG cgGCTTCACTGGATGA